In the Apteryx mantelli isolate bAptMan1 chromosome 1, bAptMan1.hap1, whole genome shotgun sequence genome, one interval contains:
- the AQP11 gene encoding aquaporin-11, which yields MAVGGLWVSLLLLAGIVAAVALCRLAARRRPGALLAEMLSTFQICACTNELCLLAAAELQPRAALTLTYGFTVLHGWTLAGSTCNPCGTLQQLWAAAVPLKAGGLRIGAQFAAAVLARGFMHLVWSLEIAEPHSGALWQRCSDPLQTTEAQAFFIELLFSAVFQLAVLQLHTIHPNLRVHFIALLITMLVYAGGNLTGAIFNPALAFSLHPYCFYDNFLSYSLVYWIAPCLGTILVAFVWDEILPRIS from the exons ATGGCTGTCGGCGGGCTCTGGgtctcgctgctgctgctggccggcatcGTGGCGGCCGTGGCGCTCTGCCGGCTTGCGgctcgccgccgcccgggcgctcTGCTCGCGGAGATGCTGAGCACCTTCCAGATCTGCGCCTGCACTAACGAGCTCTGCCTGCTCGCCGCCGCCGAGCTCCAGCCGCGCGCCGCGCTCACTCTCACCTACGGCTTCACCGTGCTGCACGGCTGGACGCTGGCCGGCAGCACGTGCAACCCGTGCGGCAccttgcagcagctctgggcgGCCGCGGTGCCGCTCAAGGCGGGCGGACTCCGGATCGGCGCGCAGTTTGCGGCCGCCGTGCTGGCCAGAGGATTTATGCACCTGGTCTGGAGCCTGGAGATCGCCGAGCCGCACTCCGGAGCGCTCTGGCAGCGCTGCAGCGATCCCCTGCAAACCACAGAGGCGCAGGCGTTTTTCATAGAGctgctcttttctgctgttttccagcTGGCCGTGCTGCAGTTGCACACTATTCATCCCAACCTCAGAGTCCATTTTATTGCTCTTCTCATCACCATGCTCGTGTATGCAG GTGGAAATCTCACAGGAGCAATATTTAACCCAGCATTGGCTTTTTCATTACATCCATATTGTTTCTATGACAATTTTTTGAGTTATTCACTAGTATATTGGATAGCACCATGCTTAG GTACAATACTTGTCGCTTTTGTATGGGATGAAATCCTTCCTCGGATATCTTGA